Part of the Xiphophorus maculatus strain JP 163 A chromosome 3, X_maculatus-5.0-male, whole genome shotgun sequence genome, CTGAACAGGAAACACATTGGAACTGCTGAAAGCCACAAGCTACTTATTAAACCTGCAGATTAAAAGCTGCTTAGAGTCACAACAGCAGGACCTAGTTTAGACGCTCTCTTCTTACTTCCCTATTTCTGAACAACTTCCTACTGTCACTGGAAACGCCACAGGCGAATAAAAtgtacagaataaaaaaaaaaatcattacttATAAGCCATGTGAGTAAAAACTGAGTCCACCTCATGATTGTAGAACCACTTTTATCCTCGATAACTGATTGGTCTTCTTCTGTGTGACGTTGTTAAGCTTTTCTCGtcattttgcaggttttttggCCCAATGTTCAATCTGACATTGCTTCAGTTCAGCGATGTTTCCAGATATTAGTTTCTGCCCAGCTTTTTGGTCAAGTTTAGGTcgttgattatttttcttccaggattctGCCATGTTTGGTGTCATTATCAGCTGACCTCAGATTTGAGTCTAGAAAACTCAGATCAACTCAGTTTACAAACTTAAGCGATGCctccatatttgttttataaaaagaagTTTTCTCGTTCAATACttaatctttttcttctgtcctgtcactaattttaacatttatgttCATTATGTCTAAAATCTTAGAATTTAcagagggtgtactttctttttcttgtaacACACCAAAGGTGAGCTGGTGGTAAAGTAACCCAGTGTCATGTTGTGCTCTGCAGGAATCTGGAGATGGTTCTGTTTGGTTGTCAGTCGTCTCTGTGTGTGGTGGTGGAGCTGGGCGACGAGCTGCCGTCACCCGCCGACATCCAGCTGGCTCACAGCCGCCTGCGGGCCCTTTGTCTGGGAGGTGggctcagacacacacactcacatccaCACCAGGCTTTGGTCTCCACAACATAACATGTTTCAGGAAAATTGTCCCCACAAGGTGTTAAATACATGTTTCACCTGAACCAACATGTGTTCAGACAGCGCAGAAAACCAAGCGTTCATATCTGCCATAAATCTGTGTGATGGAAATTAATCTATTTTCCAAAGCTCTTACATTTCAGgacaatttcaataaaactgataaaactaGAAGGTTCCTCAGTTATATTTACAAtataaatcaaagttttttttgtttattttaatgtaaaagagtaaaaaaaaattctacacaAACTACACGAGTGCACTTATGTGATTCAAACCGAACAGGTAGGTGTCATTAGCTTTTTGATAATATACTATGTTGTACCACATGTTGACATTCATACATGGTGAGTAACAACATATTGGAAGTTAGTTCTgtattagcattagcttctgcttaataccatgttggtataacACTTTAGTGTTAGAGAAACTGTCTATGGTTAGTTCTTTAGGATTAACACAGATAACATTTTAGTTAGCGGTACATTGCTAATGACATTATTGGAAGTAACTTaataaagttaagaaaaaacCATTTGAATATCGCTTTAATTTGcatttctgaaacaaatttACGGTTATGCAAATTACGTTATCCCAAAAAGTTCATCCAGATActagaaaataaagtcaaatagacatttcccttttctttctttggtaGATATGATTTATTGGAGTCATATACAATAATCTTATCTTCTTGCAGCAGATTAGGAGCACATTTTAGAAAGTAATTGTTGTTAAAGTACGTATGAAACACCCCCAAGAACAGCATGAAAGGACAAAATGGTTTAAGGCAGAAAGATGATTGAATTTATCTGgtacaaaaagagcaaaagtgcaaaatggTCTGTATGACCTGCAATCCTTTGTACAGCTGTTAGATTTGAGTTCACAAGTTGACAGAGTAACAAAGGAGCCTAGCAGCATGTTCCACCTCAGCTTCACATGCAGAACTCATCCACACTCTGTGTGAAGGACGCTTTTTATCGCAGCTCACGCATTTATCAGCTctgtgttttgtcttgtttcacaGCGCAGAGCTctctgctgtgaaaaaaaaacacccacacatGAATTCAGTCGGTTACCGGGAGGATTTAGTCCTTCATAATGAAACTAGATGCTCAGTGATTGGCTCAGCGTTATGTGGGTTTTATTCCTCATATAACTGTTGTTGAGGTGGGATCAGATCTGAatgcttttgtgtgtgtgtagtttcTGGGTTCTGAGGTCATGTTTGGGTTTCAGATATCTCCTCCTCTGTGTCAGTGCCTGATGATAAATGGTTGTCCACGCTGGAGGGAACGCACTGGCTGGACTACATCAGGTAAAACCTCACAGTCTCACAGCCTGCAGTTTCTCTCACATTCAGCTTCCAGATGCTTTATGCTTGTTTGGGTGTCATAACATTCTACTACAGCTCCCATAATGCACCGGGCTTTCAGCATGACAGCAGTTAATCTTCCAGACATTCAGCTCAGCTGCAACACTGTGAAGAgattcagatatttttctcCTGGAAGGAAAATCAAACTTTTAGATTCACTACGAGGCCTTCAAGCTTCCTTCTTTTCATCCTTTCATCCTGTCTTCCCTCTGGCcttccttctctcttttttcatcctttccattgatcaaaatgttgtttttctttccagctcTCCTTTCATCTGTTCATCTCTTCTTTCCTTCTTcccatccttccttcctcttgTCAATATTTCCTTCTTCCATTTGCTCTTCCTTCAATCTTacttctctccttccttctggtaatcattctttctttcttccttccttctcttAAAGTCTGCTGCTGCATCTTGTCACTGCCGGTGTATTTTGGGAAAATAGTATTTAACTATATGTAACTACTGACGGCAACATATGGATAAGAGATATGAGGCAGCCTCtctattactattattaaaaaACCCAGATTTGGTCTGGTTGTTTTGGTTAAGGTTTATGTTCAGACCAGCAGAGCCAGAGGCAGAATATTCCTGCTCACATTGGTGTTTGAGAGTGAACCTGACTGCCAGCTGAACGGCTCCAGGGTTCGGTTCTGGCTCTGGAAGCTTCTTAGAGAAGCAGAATCAGACAGAAATCCTCCAGGATCCTCGGAGGACTAAATGTTGCAGAGTAGCTGCTCAGTCAGCATCGTTTTACtcaaaactgcaaatatttcctttttactCCAACATCAACACTCTGGGGAATGTCGTTCCTTAacctttctctgtgtgtgtgtgtgtgtgtgtgtgtgtgtctgtgtgtgtgtgtgtgtgtctgtgtgtgtgtctgtgtgtgtccaGGTCGTGTCTGAGGAAAGCGTCAGAGGTTTCCTGTTTGCTGCGCAGCGGTCACCTGACCGTGGCCCTGCAGGGTGAGTCACATGACGCTAGACCCTGGCTCACATTATTCAGTCCATCCATTCATTATTCACACCAGTCCTCATTAAAGCCACGTTAGGGCTCAGAGTGAAGTAACGCGTTAGCAGGAACAACCACACTCCACTGGACCTACATGCACAGTTAAAGGCCTCCAAACAAAAGATCCGCTCACAGCCTGCAGCGACCGCTGCTTCACCTGACAGGTAAATCCACACCACTGCATCTTACTGCACAGACTTTATCATTTGATGTGACTTAGTTTAGCTTCTGAAGGAAACTCTAAACCTGTCAGATTTATAATTTcagcttcacttggttcaaataaaaaaaattcctattTAACCACCTGAGAATTATTGTTTTAGCTGCTGATGCTTCCTTTGCTAGAAATGATAAAGCGTTaactaaagaaatgctgttattgcattttaggcaatacttttttattattattattttaaaaggaactgaattatttatttgtgttttataaaataagtttaataagAAATTCtgtcattactttcatggacagaatttctaggcgcagccaaggtgttgaggggatccgatttggtggccttaggatctcgtctctgctttttgcagacgatgtggtcctactggcctcatcaggtcatgatctgcagctctcgctggagcggttcgcagccgagtgtgaagcggccgggatgggaatcagtgcctccaaatccgaggtcatggtcttgagccggaaaagggtagagtgccttctccgggtcaaggggggtctcctgccccaggtggaggagttcaagtatctcgggatcttgttcacgaatgagggaagaagggagcgggagatcgacaggcggattggcgcagcgtctgctgtcaagcgggcgctgtaccggtccgtcgtggtgaagagagagctgagctaaaaagcgaagctctcgatttaccggtcgatctacgttcccaccctcatctatggtcatgagctttgggtcatgaccgaaagaacgagatcgcggatacaagcggccgaaatgggttttctccgtagggtggctgggctctcccttagagatagggtgagaagctcagtcatccgggagggactcagagtagagccgctgctccttcacatcgagaggagccagttgaggagcatctggtcaggatgcctcctggacgcctccctggtgaggtgttccgggcacgtcccaccgggaggaggccccggggaagacccaggacacgctggagggactatgtctctcggctggcctgggaacgcctcgggattcccccggaggagctggaagaagtggctggggagagggaagtctgggcctcccttctgaagctgctacccccgcgacccgacctcggataagcggaagaagatggatggatggatggatggatggagtttaagtggttaaatgaaatatcagtagaatgtgccaatttttttatgCGATTAATCAACAGAATAATCGATTAGTAGAATAATTGTTAGCTGTAGTCCTAATTTAGATTTGAACCACCCAATCAATAAGATTTATGATATTTAGCTGCAGCGCTGCAGTAGGATATTTGTTTAgtatatattttcttgtttttcattcagtagcAACACAATTTTTTGGGGGCTTCCGAAAAAATTTCAGttactcaaaaatatttaattcatcccaaagggaaactaaATGTAGTTATAATAACAGACAGAAACTGGAGGCCAGTTTCCTTCTGGGGAAAAGTTTCACAGACTTTACAAACACTGAGCTGTTTGGCCAGAATGGAGAGAAGTGCATTTCCAGGGATCAACGCTGTGAAAACAGCGTTAACTCTTGAGCATGGTGGTGGCTACATCATGATGCGGGGCTGTTTTACTGAACTGATGCATTTCACAAAATGgattaaatgataaaagaagAGGACTGCCTCAAATCAACATTTCCTAAAACCTGGATCTGCATCAAAAGACCAACCAGAACCATTTAATTGAAAGTTCTTCCTTagaaggttttgtttgtttcattataATTCAAAAGTGATCAGAGGTGTCAGCTGATGACAGAGTTAGCATGCATCTGTCCTTGGAGCATTTTCTGGATCTCTGGAGGTTTTTTCTTCACTGCTTTTGATCACCACTTGCATTTCACATGCTTTGAAAACGAAGACGTAACGTGGCTATTAGGCCTTTGTTAGATCATGTTGAAATTCGTTAGACAAACATGTTTGCTCATTTCTCACTATCTGCTGTGGCAGAACAAAACCACCCTGTGACACAGACGTTATTCAAACTGGGGCAGTTTTTCATCCTGCAGACCTGTGATAAGCCATTTTCCCCCtctggtgtttgttcctctaATGCTGCTTTTTGGAGAAATTTGCTTTAAGCTAAACCTTTATGCTCTCCTGTGTTTCAAACCAGAGGTGGAGGACCGGGACATGAGCTGCGTGGTGTCCAGCCTGGTCCAGGTGATGTGCGACCCCCACTATCGGACCCAGCACGGCTTCCAGGGCCTGGTGCAGAAGGAGTGGGTGATGGCCGGCCACCGCTTCTACAGCCGTATCAACTACCACCGAGACAGCGACAAGGAGGAGGTGAGGCTCCAAAACTGCAAGCAAGTTAGCAATCAAAATGTCCAACATCGACTCTGCATATTCCCTCTCCTCCTCCGGCGTTTTAGTCCACTCCACTTGGTTTATTTGGGAACCAAGGTTGCAATATGTGTTAGATTTTCAGCTCCTGCTGTTCTCGTTCACGCAGCACTGTTAAAcgaaccaaacattttaaaaaacctgttcgctcccctcgcctgtgggggcgctactccaagaactactgaaggaaatgacacaaaaaccagacacttttttggtccacatcagagtttgatttacagaaaacaaaccaaacctagAGTTGGGTTAAAGCTGACTAAACGgggctggtgtgaacgcacTCTGATCCTCTCCCTTTCCCTGTTCCTGCAGTCTCCGGTcttcctgctctttctggaCTGCGTCTGGCACCTGTGGTTCCAGTTCCCGTCCCGTTTCCAGCTGACAGACGACTTCCTGTTGGCCCTGCACGACAGCGTCCACCTGCCGCTCTTCTCCACCTTCCTGTCAAACTGCCAGCGGGAGAGATGCAAACGCTCCCAGGTACTGAACACCTGGGACAAACTCCTCCATCCTGCCCAGAACTAcgtttctgactcattttttaaactcttgGCAGAACGTCGGCCAGTTGTACACGCCCGTTAACGGCTGGAGGGACATGCTGGGTCCGGACTCTTCCTCGGACACGTCGGACCCTCCGCTGCCTCCGGTTTGGGACTGGGCCCTGCAGTACAGTCGGGAGAGGCGGGACGGCTTCGTCCAACCCGTCGCCCCGACGCCGCCGCTCCAGCCGCTGCTGAACGGAAACCTCAACACCAACCTGGACACACACAGGGTAAATGGTCTGAGCACCGACACCTGAACCAGAGCTgctaacatttagctttatCACAATATCTTGTGGTTCTGTTGTGATAACAATAATAGTGGCAAAACTAGTTTTTTAGGTAACTTTATAACTGACTACATGACACAGCAAACACAAATCCTGCTCTACAGAAACATTTCCACTGATAAAGCTCTTCTTCAGGCACAAAAAGAAATGCGATTTGTATCACTACATGCATCAAGGTTATTATAGTATAGCCTTTTGAACTAAACAAAATCTACAATAACTAATGAAAACTAAACAATGAACTAATAAAAACCAGCAAACACACTAAAAACTGATTAAAGCTAACTGAAATCGACAAGCAAAAAGtgacaatgaaataaaactaaactataataaaaaacccaaaacttttaCACCCCTGCACTgtacacagtaactgcatttaatcatattttcaaattattgatatttttttattctatggatgaaaaaatatttgagaaaatagtaaaagtaacaatccagacaatgtttttttttaacatcatgatttggaatttatcatgacagCGACAAATCAAAATTATTCTCATCGATAAGAATTTTATCGTGATAAATAAACGATATGATAAATTTCCAGCCCCAGCTGTTAGCAGCAGCGCATGGTTGGAAATCACATCCTGTTCTTGAGAGAAACCACagctccctctagtggtggACATAAAACAAGCCACTGCTCCTTCACCGAGCTGCAGCTGAGCTCCAGAGCATCAATTTTCACAGAGACAAGTTAACTGTTTATAAAATGGACCTTGGATTTATATCAACCTTTATTTATTCAACCAGGATCAAATCTCTGTTTCAAGAGAGTCCTGGCAAGTGACAGCAGCATAATTAGAAGTAGTTTCTTACTGATAGATGCGCTTTCATTCATCAACAACAGTATATTTTTTAAGTAGAAtgtatttattggtttatttattgttcacCTTTCTTACCaccacatgtttgttttgtgtttttaacctCCACTGGTTGAAGCAGgagaatttagtgccatgacctctaattaattataaattactgttattttgttgttttttattgtgactGGCTGTAAAATTATTTGCCCTTTTGGACACGAATAAAGATCTGAATCTGAGGAGCAGAATGgacaataaactaaaaaaggagaaaacaatacaaatattgCCTTTTTTATGTGTAATACGTAGTTGATGTAAGAACAATAATCTGAAtggatgaaataaaatattgttttgatttgatgaCATTAATGTCATTTCctatgatgaaaaaaaagaatgaagcaGAATGCATCATGGGTAGTTTCTGCAAAGATACATAGttattaatgttgttttatgtattattcCATATGATTTTATTATGTGCTTATTATTGTGCTTTAACATCAACCTGCCAACGGGACTAGAGATGGAAATTAGCCCCCAGGCTGTAATCTCAgtaaatttttataaatatgtatttatttgtttttaacaatgaacttacagctgaaaatataaagtttttatgTTGTCCTGCTcagagtttctgctgctgttgcactTCTATCAGTTAAATCTTTTATCtttcctgtgtgtttgtgtcgcGGCCCTCCAGCTGGCCGACGCCGGCCCCGGCTCCGTGTTCCTGCTCTCCCGCGGCGCCTTCACCTGCCCCGCCAACCTGCCGCCCTGGCGCAGCGGCGGCTCGGGCGCCTACAGAAAGAGCCACCGGAGGGCGATGTCCTGTGAGAACGTGCCTGGCCTGGAGCGGCTGCTGAAGGCGTGGGCCCTGACTGAGCTGCCCCAGAACACGGCCACCACCTCCGGCCCCAAGGGACCCCTGGATCCGTACGAGCCGCTGCTGCCCCTCCTGATGGGTCCCTGCATGAGCCTGTGGAGGGAGTGCTACCTGCGGGGGGCGCTGCACGCTCAGGTACGTGGCAGGACTCTGTGAGGAATCCAGCAGATGATGTCGCCTCTTAGAAATGCTGGTCAGTCGGACCTGGTGGTTAGTAACTCCCAGAGCAAAGCGGAGGCTTCGTGGTGCGTCTTAACGTCGTTACCATGGCGATGATAAGAGTAGTCCAGGGCCATGTGGGCGGATGCCGTCACCTACTGCACACAAGCTGCAGAGGGATCCACTTCATGTTACAGGAAGTGATTATGAAACGTTTTGGAGCCTTTTATAGATTTTCCTGAAGATATGAGAGGAACACAAATCATCAGTGACACAACAAATGGACTGAATGGTCTGTTGTGTGTTAAGTTTAGGTTCTTTTAAATGTCTGGATGATTCACAGGATGAAGTGATTTAATAACATCACTCTGAAAACTCCCAGCTAATCCactgaaaagatgttaaagCCTGGAAACATCTAAACTCAGGGTCTAGTACTTTTAGCTCTAATCACTAGAACACAAAAATATGCAGCAGGATTTTTGATAAAGGAAGTAATGTTGAAAATGAGGAGATTTGGAAATCACTCTCATTTATCCATTAAAAGCCATAAAATCCATGACTtccttttagtttcttttgtttttcttaatgaacagaaaatggTGTCTTAGAACCTGTTAAGTTTCGTTTTCAGTCTGTtgagtaaaatcatttttatgtttaaatctaaaaaaaaagaaaaggaacgTTTGGCTTTTTTTAGAGGTTGAGCTctataagataaaaaaaaaatcatacattttcaAAGGTTCTTTGTTTACTGCCAaccaagtttttatttatcttgattGGAGAAAACCGAACCATGATGCTCCGGAACTGCTTACTAATAACTAGCAAGAGAAGCTAATAATGGAATCTGCTAATGCTGCAGTTTCTGACTGTTTCCTTTATCAGGGGGAAATCAGTCATCGTCTTTATTAGGTATGAAATGAAAAAAGCCTGGTGGGGGTGGAAAGCTGCTCTGACTGTCTGCTTGGTGCTACAGGCTGTTATTTTTATCCAGCTGCACTGATACATGCAGCATTTCTATACATAAATATGAGAGCTATGGTAATTAATATGGCCTGTGTGGTGAGGGTGAAGAATTTGAAGCAGCTGCTGTTTAAAGCTATAAGCTGTTTCTGGCCTGAGATAAAATGATAAACTCTGATCTCTAGATATACAAACTGCAGTGAATCGACCATTCAGAGCTCCTCAGTGATCTTAatctaaacaaatattttagttttttcaccCTGGATTTAATGCAGATTATCTTTGTTGCTGTTcttttcagaaacaaaccaatctcagtgtgttttattaaattcttttgTGTCAAACCAACACCAAGCAGTGCATAAAtgtcaaaaggagaaaacaccTATGGGGTTAATGTCTGCTTCAGAAAATGATCTGATGGGACGCTGGGAAAGACtactgttgtgttcaagttgtgctaaaaggaccTAGCTTATCGGCTAAACTTTTCTAGCCTATAAAGCAGCAGCGCAGACGTCCCCAATGCTAACGTCAGCATCCACAGTTCACATTTATTATAaagttccatgaatgatcagcGGTTCCTGTAAAAAGGGAAAGCTGAACTTATTcaaccaatctgatggttgaataatttaaataacagattaaaaagagtaaatatctttgttgttgagctcagaTATCTGTTTATCCAATAATTTAACTGCAAAATGTGttgttgaattgaaaatgttttcaatatatGGTTTTGGATTAAAATGCTATTAGTTTATTACAGATCCTGTAATAAATTGGATTAACAGCTGGTTTTATTCCAGGGTATCAGGACGGACCCCCGATACcctgaaataaaaccagaaccCTCTCTCTGTTCTCAGGCCTTCTCCCACCCGGTGTCGACCAACCGGCCCCACCCAGTGGACCGTCTGGCCCAGGAGGTGCAGCAGCTCCAGAACCAGCTGGACCAGCTTTCCCCTCACGCTGCTCCTGACTCGCTCaccgtgacctctgacccccggCGACCCGACACCAATCTGAACCAGAGCACCAACAACAGCACCTTCCTTTACTCGGCGCTCCGGCCCAAAACCACCCCCTCGCCTACCTCCACCAACCAGCACACCTCCAGGGGCCCCACCTCCGCCTCGGCGCCGCCACCCAGGCCCACCAGGGACGGCCCCAAACACTCCTTCCTGTTCGGACACTCGGCGGTAGCAGAAACGCGGTCGGACCCTCGCTACCATCCGCCGCCCGGCGCCACCAAGCTGCCTAAAAGCAATGGCTCGTCGCTCACTTCCTGAGATCCAGGAACCTGTAAAACCAGTATGAGACCCATGTGGTCCCGTTATGTCTGACAACGGGCCTGGAAGAACCgttttctactttttctttaaaatgaaatcagactcaacaaaaatgcaaaaaatgaagCCGAGGAACTGCCGGCGGTTTATCTTCACAGTGACTCTGTTCTGTTTCCACACTGCTCAGATGAACTGGGAGGCTGCtgaaccggaccggaccggaccggacctgCTCAGTGCTGTCAACCTCTACGCTGTGTGATTACTCAATATGcaaacagatttgtttctgaAAGCTGCCGGTGCTTCAACCTCCGGCTTCAATGAGGAATTTAGGACATGAGATCTATTTTTGGTCTTGTATCCCTCCGCCGCTGCATCTCCAGAGCAGCAAGAGGGCCTACTTTCACTCCACAGTATTAAATGTGTCTGCAGGCACAGCTCGGATCGTCTCACAGGCAGGAGAGTCAGATTTTGCTTCTCTTGTCGCATCATGTTGTAGAAATCTGCCTCCAGGACTTTTTCGTTTTTCTAAAACACAAGTctgaatttttatatttaaattgcaTCCTTTATCTTTCATTTGCCACAATTCATCTTGATCACTTTACTGCTATTTTTTGTAAGTATTTTCTGGTTTTGAGTTCCAGTCTGATCCAGTCTGGAGTTTCATACATCTACATTACATCAGACAGTTATAACAAATCAGTGAAATATCCCCTTAAGACATCTGAATCAGCAGCCAGATGATTTCACAAGTATTTGGAGGTAAATCTTGTaaatgtgtctggaaaattatgAAACTTCATTCTGAAAGATGTTAGTGATATAGTTCTGAGTGTTATTTAGCAAATCTAGATGTAACAATGGAAAGGAGTCATTTCTGATCAGGTTAGTGTTATTGTAAGAGGACGGCAGTATTGGGAGCAAAGGGaagctttgtttacattttagctTTTCTGCTTCTTTCAATTTGAAGTCGGAAACGTTccaccaataaaaaaataaaaagaaatttcttAATTTGAAAGCAGGATAACAGCCATCAGTCCTGATCTCCTGCCGGATGGTACCTCAATCAATTATTGTAAATATTCATCACCATAAAAGCACTCAGCTTGCCAATCTGTTGGTCTTCCCTAGAAACACGTTGCTCTTCTCATGGAAAATTTCACCCCTGCTGCTCAGTTTTCATctattatttaaagtttttggtACGGACGTTGTTTAAAATTTGCCagatgtaaatattatttttggttttttggggggttttgtaCCATCATGTTTAAGTGTTTCTCATTTCTgctcataaaaacatgaatttccCCAAATAAACATGTTGTCGTACACAGGctcacaaactttattttttaacaaaataaatacgtACAAAATGATCTGGAACACTTTAAAGTAGCACGGCGCCTTTACAGTAAAATCAGGATTAAAAACTGACACGCAGGATAAAACCGTTTTAAGAGTTCgtgtgcaaataaaaaaggTGAATACTGACAGTAAACATCCACTTCAGCGCATGTGACGTCTCCAGTTCAGGAATGACTCACGAGGCGTTTTGTTGAACACTTTGGGACGAAATGAGCTCGTTCTTCCACTGAACTTTACACCCGTCTCTGGAAATGCGTCCCAGTACTTGCTGAGCATTCTCATTCGTTTCAGCAGGttagcattaaaaaaacaagcaagagACAAAATAATGTGGAATGACTGACATTAGTCCAAAGTGAGCTTAATGGCAGAGGCAGTGCATTCAGAGCTGAAGAAATCTGAAGTCCAACATGAGAGGAAAGACTTTCACCCCCACCGACTCCCGGTGCACGGCTCCTGCAGGATCCCGCAGGGCCCGTAGA contains:
- the mtmr11 gene encoding myotubularin-related protein 11 isoform X2, with amino-acid sequence MLSQSSIGARSRDVFGLRCLPGECVLQRTVMVRKKLTAREGRGWLSGTLFCTHFRVAFVPQDCPKADDNSDPILLGDHDIALASIEKVVAVGPNRTKLVTPNSSLKFTPEELVLYCRDMRVMCFLFDRLTPDAQVLEITYTIAKTYQPLKPGSVLAFQNGALGSVEMKQFLSNRHRDSHMNWFESASDWEQELERCGATSWRVSSVNDRFEMSNSLSRFIVVPQKVLDTELKKSFAHFNEGRIPRWCWRHPRGSDLLRMSSFQNNIYHEKDDIRNLEMVLFGCQSSLCVVVELGDELPSPADIQLAHSRLRALCLGDISSSVSVPDDKWLSTLEGTHWLDYIRSCLRKASEVSCLLRSGHLTVALQEVEDRDMSCVVSSLVQVMCDPHYRTQHGFQGLVQKEWVMAGHRFYSRINYHRDSDKEESPVFLLFLDCVWHLWFQFPSRFQLTDDFLLALHDSVHLPLFSTFLSNCQRERCKRSQNVGQLYTPVNGWRDMLGPDSSSDTSDPPLPPVWDWALQYSRERRDGFVQPVAPTPPLQPLLNGNLNTNLDTHRLADAGPGSVFLLSRGAFTCPANLPPWRSGGSGAYRKSHRRAMSCENVPGLERLLKAWALTELPQNTATTSGPKGPLDPYEPLLPLLMGPCMSLWRECYLRGALHAQAFSHPVSTNRPHPVDRLAQEVQQLQNQLDQLSPHAAPDSLTVTSDPRRPDTNLNQSTNNSTFLYSALRPKTTPSPTSTNQHTSRGPTSASAPPPRPTRDGPKHSFLFGHSAVAETRSDPRYHPPPGATKLPKSNGSSLTS
- the mtmr11 gene encoding myotubularin-related protein 11 isoform X1, which codes for MLTGSRTTFKVRQMLPDIKERMLSQSSIGARSRDVFGLRCLPGECVLQRTVMVRKKLTAREGRGWLSGTLFCTHFRVAFVPQDCPKADDNSDPILLGDHDIALASIEKVVAVGPNRTKLVTPNSSLKFTPEELVLYCRDMRVMCFLFDRLTPDAQVLEITYTIAKTYQPLKPGSVLAFQNGALGSVEMKQFLSNRHRDSHMNWFESASDWEQELERCGATSWRVSSVNDRFEMSNSLSRFIVVPQKVLDTELKKSFAHFNEGRIPRWCWRHPRGSDLLRMSSFQNNIYHEKDDIRNLEMVLFGCQSSLCVVVELGDELPSPADIQLAHSRLRALCLGDISSSVSVPDDKWLSTLEGTHWLDYIRSCLRKASEVSCLLRSGHLTVALQEVEDRDMSCVVSSLVQVMCDPHYRTQHGFQGLVQKEWVMAGHRFYSRINYHRDSDKEESPVFLLFLDCVWHLWFQFPSRFQLTDDFLLALHDSVHLPLFSTFLSNCQRERCKRSQNVGQLYTPVNGWRDMLGPDSSSDTSDPPLPPVWDWALQYSRERRDGFVQPVAPTPPLQPLLNGNLNTNLDTHRLADAGPGSVFLLSRGAFTCPANLPPWRSGGSGAYRKSHRRAMSCENVPGLERLLKAWALTELPQNTATTSGPKGPLDPYEPLLPLLMGPCMSLWRECYLRGALHAQAFSHPVSTNRPHPVDRLAQEVQQLQNQLDQLSPHAAPDSLTVTSDPRRPDTNLNQSTNNSTFLYSALRPKTTPSPTSTNQHTSRGPTSASAPPPRPTRDGPKHSFLFGHSAVAETRSDPRYHPPPGATKLPKSNGSSLTS